A genomic segment from Cyanobium sp. NIES-981 encodes:
- a CDS encoding SpoIID/LytB domain-containing protein — MPCTPPRSTVCLPIRQGRRRRPLLLGGLGAGVLLAATGCQAAPVAAPPAPPAQASMRWPVPEPPELDARNPVLWVGLASHLRPDTPVELRSGGGLITLVTPDGARYSSPRLVLHWRTVPVDPPLQIRRQVLGPFASYESADEAASRWRAAGVEPLIANPREWEVWAPLSAPLPPGLGPSRSVEQRLDQRAVLELRRDAGPVLLEGPLQLETPGGLYWQGGLFQGPFRLQPDAYGSWALVEEVPLERYLQGVVPHEIGAGSPQAALAAQAVLARTWAVRNRVRFAVDGYHLCADTQCQVYADPRQAGAGVRQAIAATRSQVLTWQGQPIHAVYHATNGGVSAGFEEVWSGAPLPYLLPGVDASQALKARFPLPLANARVPDLLAAGSGFHGADHPRFRWTRTLTAGQIAQALQRVAPQLGTPQEVKVLERGASGRVLALQIQGSGGSTVLRLDAIRRTLRQLPSTLFVVSPSGPGSWRFGGGGFGHGAGLSQAGAIDLARRGWPLQRILQHYYPGTTLQPLSALDTNPHGSAP, encoded by the coding sequence ATGCCCTGCACCCCTCCCCGCAGCACCGTGTGCCTGCCGATCCGCCAGGGCCGCCGCCGCAGGCCGCTGCTGCTGGGCGGACTCGGTGCAGGCGTTCTGCTGGCGGCCACGGGCTGCCAGGCGGCGCCTGTGGCGGCCCCGCCCGCCCCGCCTGCCCAGGCATCGATGCGCTGGCCGGTGCCGGAGCCTCCGGAGCTCGACGCCCGCAACCCGGTGCTCTGGGTGGGGCTCGCCTCCCATCTCCGCCCGGACACGCCGGTGGAGCTGCGCAGCGGCGGCGGGCTGATCACCCTCGTCACCCCCGATGGGGCCCGCTACAGCTCGCCCCGTCTGGTGCTGCACTGGCGCACCGTGCCGGTGGACCCGCCCCTGCAGATCCGCCGCCAGGTGCTCGGCCCCTTCGCCAGCTACGAGAGCGCCGACGAGGCCGCCAGCCGCTGGCGGGCGGCCGGGGTGGAGCCGCTCATCGCCAACCCGCGGGAGTGGGAGGTCTGGGCGCCGCTCTCGGCCCCCCTGCCCCCGGGGCTCGGTCCGTCCAGGAGCGTCGAGCAGCGACTGGACCAGCGGGCTGTTCTGGAGCTGCGTCGCGACGCGGGCCCGGTGCTTCTGGAAGGGCCGCTGCAGCTGGAAACGCCGGGCGGACTGTATTGGCAGGGCGGGCTGTTCCAGGGGCCTTTCCGGCTGCAGCCCGACGCCTACGGCAGCTGGGCCCTGGTGGAGGAGGTACCGCTGGAGCGCTACCTCCAGGGGGTGGTGCCCCATGAGATCGGTGCCGGATCGCCCCAGGCCGCCCTCGCCGCCCAGGCCGTGCTGGCCCGCACCTGGGCCGTGCGCAACCGGGTGCGTTTTGCGGTGGACGGCTACCACCTGTGTGCCGATACCCAGTGCCAGGTCTACGCCGATCCACGCCAGGCCGGTGCTGGGGTGCGCCAGGCCATCGCCGCCACCCGTTCCCAGGTGCTGACCTGGCAGGGACAGCCCATCCATGCGGTGTACCACGCCACCAACGGCGGGGTGTCGGCCGGTTTCGAGGAGGTGTGGAGCGGCGCCCCGCTGCCCTACCTGCTCCCGGGTGTGGATGCGTCCCAGGCCCTGAAGGCGCGCTTTCCCCTGCCGCTGGCGAACGCCCGGGTGCCGGACCTGCTGGCGGCCGGTTCCGGCTTCCACGGTGCCGACCATCCCCGCTTCCGCTGGACGCGCACCCTCACGGCAGGCCAGATCGCCCAGGCCCTGCAGCGGGTGGCCCCGCAGCTGGGCACCCCCCAGGAGGTGAAGGTGCTGGAGCGGGGGGCGAGCGGCCGCGTGCTGGCCCTGCAGATCCAGGGCAGCGGCGGCTCCACGGTGCTGCGCCTGGATGCGATCCGCCGCACCCTGCGCCAGCTGCCCAGCACCTTGTTCGTGGTGAGCCCGAGCGGCCCGGGCAGTTGGCGCTTCGGGGGCGGAGGATTCGGCCATGGTGCCGGCCTGTCCCAGGCTGGCGCCATCGATCTGGCCCGGCGCGGCTGGCCCCTGCAGCGGATTCTTCAGCACTACTACCCGGGCACCACCCTGCAACCCCTGTCTGCGCTGGACACCAACCCCCACGGGAGTGCCCCTTAG
- the rpmI gene encoding 50S ribosomal protein L35 produces the protein MPKLKTRRAAAKRFKATGSGKFLRRRAFRNHLLDHKSPKRKRYLGTMAVVDERDADNVSAMLPYA, from the coding sequence ATGCCGAAGCTCAAGACCCGCAGAGCTGCCGCCAAGCGGTTCAAGGCCACCGGCAGTGGGAAGTTTCTGCGTCGCCGGGCCTTCCGTAACCACCTGCTGGATCACAAGAGCCCGAAGCGGAAGCGCTACCTGGGCACCATGGCCGTCGTCGACGAGCGCGACGCCGACAACGTGAGCGCCATGCTCCCTTACGCCTGA
- a CDS encoding thiazole synthase produces the protein MVPQPEPLLPEPHPNPPDEPLIIGGRRFHSRLMTGTGKYPSVASMQASLHASACEIVTVAVRRVQSLAAGHEGLMEAIDWQRIWMLPNTAGCATAEEAVRVARLGRELAKLAGQEDNTFVKLEVIPDSRHLLPDPIGTLEAAEQLVKEGFTVLPYINADPLLARRLEQAGCATVMPLGSPIGSGQGIRNAANIALIIENATVPVVVDAGIGVPSEAAQAMEMGADALLINSAIALAGNPAAMARAMAQACEAGRTAFRAGRLPRRPQASPSSPAEGRVGSGAAAGT, from the coding sequence GTGGTGCCGCAGCCAGAGCCGCTCCTGCCGGAGCCACACCCCAACCCCCCGGACGAGCCACTGATCATCGGCGGCCGCCGCTTCCACAGCCGCCTGATGACCGGCACGGGGAAATATCCGAGCGTGGCCAGCATGCAGGCCAGCCTGCACGCCAGCGCCTGCGAGATCGTCACCGTGGCGGTGCGGCGGGTTCAGAGCCTGGCGGCGGGACATGAGGGCCTGATGGAGGCGATCGACTGGCAGCGGATCTGGATGCTGCCCAACACCGCCGGCTGCGCCACGGCGGAGGAAGCGGTGCGGGTGGCCCGCCTCGGCCGGGAACTGGCCAAGCTGGCCGGACAGGAGGACAACACCTTCGTGAAGCTGGAGGTGATCCCCGACTCCCGGCATCTGCTGCCGGATCCGATCGGCACCCTCGAGGCTGCGGAGCAGCTGGTGAAGGAGGGCTTCACCGTGCTGCCCTACATCAATGCCGACCCCCTGCTGGCCCGCCGGCTCGAGCAGGCCGGCTGTGCCACGGTGATGCCCCTGGGCTCGCCGATCGGATCGGGCCAGGGCATCCGCAATGCCGCCAACATCGCCCTAATCATCGAGAACGCCACGGTGCCCGTGGTGGTGGATGCGGGCATCGGCGTGCCCAGCGAGGCGGCCCAGGCCATGGAGATGGGGGCTGACGCGCTGCTGATCAACAGCGCCATCGCCCTGGCGGGGAACCCGGCGGCCATGGCCCGGGCCATGGCCCAGGCCTGTGAGGCCGGCCGCACCGCCTTCCGCGCAGGACGCCTGCCGCGCCGCCCCCAGGCCAGCCCCAGTTCACCGGCCGAGGGGCGTGTCGGCAGTGGAGCGGCCGCCGGCACGTGA
- a CDS encoding DNA polymerase III subunit gamma/tau — MGQAYQPLHHKYRPQRFDQLVGQEAIAATMANALRSGRIAPAYLFSGPRGTGKTSSARILARSLNCIGADGPTPEPCGRCELCTTIAAGNALDVIEIDAASNTGVDNIRELIERSRFAPVQARWKVYVVDECHMLSTAAFNALLKTLEEPPPQVVFVLATTDPQRVLPTILSRCQRFDFRRIPLQALERHLTWIAGEEGIAITPEALHVVAQRAQGGLRDAESLLDQLSLLPPPIAVDAVWDLLGAVPEQELLQLAGALAGAEPVALIEATRHLLERGREPAAVLQGITSLLRDLVLAGTAPDRLDLTAVSPQFRPQLPELARSLGKARLLQWQAQLKGSEQQLRHSVNPRLWLEVLLLGLLAGPVPAANAPTAPAAAARPVAAGAPPAGAAPTPADPVPVAASAAPAPATATAPTPQPASSAGTGPEPEPPPADAPDLHALWQQILACLELPSTRMLLSQQAHLVRLDGRRAVVQVTANWIAMVQSRQALVEQAIARALGSPRQMVLEAGGDPPQPAPAAPAAPVTRVAPAPAPAAPETPAAAPAAAPAAPPASQASQASQASQAALHSGAAATAAAPAAAAAATAITGTGAAASQDPSLLDARARRLAEFFNGEVIDLDGPLEELDVGVA; from the coding sequence ATGGGCCAGGCCTACCAGCCCCTCCACCACAAGTACCGGCCCCAGCGGTTCGACCAGCTGGTGGGCCAGGAGGCGATCGCCGCCACGATGGCCAACGCGCTGCGTTCCGGCCGGATCGCGCCGGCCTACCTGTTCAGCGGGCCCCGCGGCACCGGCAAGACCTCCAGCGCCCGCATCCTGGCGCGCTCCCTCAACTGCATCGGCGCAGACGGCCCGACGCCGGAGCCCTGCGGGCGCTGCGAGCTGTGCACCACGATCGCCGCAGGCAACGCCCTCGACGTGATCGAGATCGATGCCGCCTCCAACACCGGGGTGGACAACATCCGCGAGCTGATCGAGCGCTCCCGCTTCGCCCCGGTGCAGGCGCGCTGGAAGGTGTACGTGGTGGATGAATGCCACATGCTGTCCACGGCGGCCTTCAACGCCCTGCTCAAGACCCTGGAGGAGCCGCCGCCCCAGGTGGTGTTCGTGCTGGCCACCACCGACCCGCAGCGGGTGCTGCCCACCATCCTCAGCCGCTGCCAGCGGTTCGATTTCCGCCGCATCCCGCTGCAGGCCCTGGAACGGCACCTGACCTGGATCGCCGGGGAGGAAGGCATCGCCATCACCCCCGAGGCCCTGCACGTTGTGGCCCAGCGGGCCCAGGGGGGATTGCGGGATGCCGAGAGCCTGCTCGACCAGCTCAGCCTGCTGCCGCCCCCGATCGCGGTGGATGCCGTGTGGGACCTGCTGGGGGCGGTGCCCGAACAGGAACTGCTCCAGCTGGCCGGCGCCCTGGCTGGCGCCGAGCCGGTTGCCCTGATCGAGGCGACGCGGCACCTGCTGGAGCGGGGCCGCGAGCCGGCGGCGGTGCTCCAGGGCATCACCAGCCTGCTGCGCGATCTGGTGCTGGCGGGCACCGCCCCGGACCGGCTGGACCTCACCGCCGTGTCCCCCCAGTTCCGCCCCCAGCTGCCGGAGCTGGCCCGCAGCCTCGGCAAGGCCAGGCTGCTGCAGTGGCAGGCGCAGCTCAAGGGCAGCGAGCAGCAGCTGCGCCACAGCGTCAACCCGCGGCTGTGGCTGGAGGTGCTGCTGCTGGGCCTGCTGGCGGGGCCGGTGCCTGCCGCCAATGCGCCGACGGCGCCGGCTGCGGCGGCACGGCCCGTCGCGGCGGGCGCCCCGCCGGCCGGGGCAGCACCGACGCCAGCCGACCCTGTCCCTGTCGCCGCCTCCGCGGCGCCCGCCCCTGCCACCGCAACCGCTCCTACGCCGCAGCCGGCCAGCTCAGCAGGCACCGGGCCAGAGCCTGAACCCCCGCCGGCGGACGCTCCCGATCTGCACGCGCTGTGGCAGCAGATCCTGGCCTGCCTGGAGCTGCCGTCCACGCGCATGTTGCTGTCCCAGCAGGCCCATCTGGTGCGCCTGGATGGACGCCGGGCCGTCGTGCAGGTGACCGCCAACTGGATCGCCATGGTGCAGAGCCGCCAGGCGCTGGTGGAGCAGGCCATCGCCAGGGCGCTGGGCAGCCCGCGGCAGATGGTGCTCGAGGCCGGAGGCGACCCTCCCCAGCCAGCGCCCGCAGCCCCGGCAGCTCCGGTCACCCGGGTGGCGCCCGCGCCCGCACCGGCTGCCCCTGAGACGCCTGCAGCTGCTCCGGCTGCCGCGCCTGCCGCGCCACCGGCCAGCCAGGCCAGCCAGGCCAGCCAGGCCAGCCAGGCGGCGCTCCACTCCGGTGCCGCAGCCACCGCCGCCGCCCCCGCTGCCGCTGCCGCTGCCACCGCCATCACCGGCACCGGTGCGGCGGCTTCCCAGGATCCCTCCCTGCTCGACGCCAGGGCACGCCGGCTGGCGGAATTCTTCAATGGCGAGGTGATCGACCTCGATGGCCCCCTCGAGGAGCTGGACGTCGGAGTGGCGTGA
- a CDS encoding glycosyltransferase family 2 protein produces MAADGSTTDGQREPGSGGRRGKSALFVIVCGWAGLLPHWLEPGVRLWPATGMALLLGGYSLYTVLLPALGRGRVGNADGSRPAAGQPAGAPASDPSPAADGPPGEAPLPAGVDVVVAARDEQAVIARLVERISVLRPTTGDLRLWVVDDGSADRTPEVLQELRARFPFLQVLRREADAGGGKSGALNTALPHLQARWMLVLDADADLQPDTLERLLPRAEACGWSAVQLRKAVANPLANWLTRAQAMEMALDAVIQEGRLKRGGVVELRGNGELLRRDALLAAGGFNEATVTDDLDLSFRLLLHGQPIGIVWDPPVREEAVLGLSALWRQRQRWAEGGLQRFFDYAPGLLSDRVNGRRKLDLLCFFLLQYAMPMVAMADLVGALLTLTAPTIWPLSFVAFGLSGCSILLGCRRSSEGPVFPRMGPGNLALGIVYLGHWFVVIPWTSLRMALFPKRLVWAKTPHLGEGECEDAAVEESAIA; encoded by the coding sequence ATGGCCGCGGACGGCAGTACCACCGATGGCCAGAGGGAGCCTGGCTCCGGCGGGCGCCGCGGCAAGTCAGCGCTGTTCGTGATCGTCTGCGGCTGGGCCGGCCTGCTCCCCCACTGGCTCGAACCCGGCGTGCGGCTGTGGCCGGCCACCGGCATGGCCCTGCTGTTGGGGGGGTACAGCCTCTACACCGTGCTGCTGCCGGCCCTGGGTCGGGGCCGCGTGGGGAATGCCGATGGCAGCCGGCCCGCCGCAGGCCAGCCTGCCGGAGCTCCGGCCTCCGACCCCTCCCCTGCTGCCGATGGCCCGCCCGGGGAGGCCCCGCTGCCGGCCGGTGTGGACGTTGTGGTGGCCGCCCGCGACGAGCAGGCGGTGATCGCCAGGCTGGTGGAGCGGATCAGCGTCCTGCGGCCCACCACGGGGGATCTGCGGCTCTGGGTGGTGGATGACGGCAGTGCCGATCGCACCCCTGAGGTGCTCCAGGAGCTGCGCGCTCGCTTTCCCTTCCTTCAGGTGCTCCGCAGGGAAGCGGATGCCGGTGGCGGCAAGTCCGGTGCCCTGAACACGGCCCTGCCCCACCTGCAGGCCCGCTGGATGCTGGTGCTCGATGCCGATGCCGACCTCCAGCCCGACACGCTGGAGCGGCTCCTCCCCCGGGCGGAGGCCTGCGGCTGGTCCGCGGTGCAGTTGCGCAAGGCCGTGGCCAACCCCCTCGCCAACTGGCTCACCCGCGCCCAGGCCATGGAGATGGCGCTCGACGCGGTGATCCAGGAGGGCCGCCTCAAGCGCGGTGGTGTGGTGGAGCTGCGGGGTAACGGTGAGCTGCTGCGCCGTGATGCCCTGCTGGCCGCCGGTGGCTTCAACGAGGCCACCGTCACCGACGACCTCGATCTGAGCTTCCGGCTGCTGCTGCATGGCCAGCCGATCGGAATCGTCTGGGATCCGCCGGTGCGAGAGGAAGCGGTGCTGGGCCTTTCCGCCCTCTGGCGCCAGCGGCAGCGCTGGGCCGAGGGCGGCCTGCAACGCTTCTTCGACTATGCCCCAGGCCTCCTCTCCGATCGGGTGAACGGCCGCCGCAAGCTCGATCTGCTCTGCTTCTTCCTGCTGCAGTACGCCATGCCGATGGTGGCCATGGCCGATCTGGTGGGGGCGCTGCTCACGCTCACCGCCCCCACGATCTGGCCCCTGTCGTTCGTGGCCTTCGGGCTCTCCGGCTGTTCGATCCTGCTGGGGTGCCGACGCAGCAGCGAGGGACCCGTGTTCCCGCGGATGGGCCCCGGCAACCTCGCCTTGGGAATCGTCTATCTGGGCCACTGGTTCGTGGTGATCCCCTGGACCAGCCTGCGGATGGCTCTGTTTCCGAAGCGTCTGGTGTGGGCCAAGACCCCTCACCTCGGTGAAGGCGAATGTGAGGATGCCGCCGTGGAGGAGTCGGCCATCGCCTGA
- the rplT gene encoding 50S ribosomal protein L20 has product MARVKRGNVARKRRNKILRLARGFRGGNGSLFRTANQRVMKALCNAYRDRRRRKRDFRRLWIARINAAARLNGMSYSRLVGGLKKADVRLNRKMLAQLAVMDPGSFSSVVGAARS; this is encoded by the coding sequence ATGGCCCGCGTCAAGAGGGGCAACGTTGCCCGTAAGCGTCGTAACAAGATCCTGCGCCTGGCCCGCGGCTTCCGGGGTGGTAACGGCTCGCTGTTCCGCACCGCCAACCAGCGGGTGATGAAGGCCCTCTGCAACGCCTACCGCGACCGTCGCCGCCGCAAGCGCGATTTCCGCCGCCTCTGGATCGCCCGGATCAACGCCGCCGCCCGCCTCAACGGCATGAGCTACAGCCGTCTGGTCGGCGGGCTGAAGAAGGCCGACGTGCGTCTGAACCGCAAGATGCTGGCCCAGCTGGCCGTGATGGATCCCGGCAGCTTCAGCAGCGTGGTCGGCGCCGCCAGGAGCTGA
- a CDS encoding tetratricopeptide repeat protein: MDTLLPQAYLIGLVVLLGGAAVVVARQVWRARSDEVTLTRLERTLTPGDTPGCADAASLYELGSVQLRKRLYSQAADSLTRALQLASAEQDPPEAVALIENALGFALAAQTKYKPALKHYRAALKAKPDYPVALNNLAYALEKLQNAEEAVATYRRVLELDAGNRTAQRRLTRLERTLGSTAA, from the coding sequence TTGGACACCCTCCTTCCCCAGGCCTATCTGATCGGCCTGGTTGTTCTCCTGGGCGGGGCTGCCGTGGTGGTGGCCCGCCAGGTCTGGAGAGCTCGGAGTGACGAGGTGACCCTGACCCGCCTGGAGCGGACCCTGACGCCTGGTGACACCCCGGGGTGCGCCGATGCCGCCAGCCTCTATGAGCTGGGTTCGGTGCAGTTGCGCAAGCGTCTCTACAGCCAGGCGGCCGACAGCCTCACCAGGGCCCTGCAGCTGGCCAGTGCCGAACAGGACCCGCCTGAGGCCGTGGCCCTGATCGAGAACGCCCTCGGTTTTGCCCTCGCCGCCCAGACCAAGTACAAGCCGGCCCTGAAGCACTACCGCGCCGCCCTCAAGGCCAAGCCTGACTACCCGGTGGCCCTGAACAACCTGGCGTACGCCCTCGAGAAGCTGCAGAACGCTGAGGAGGCCGTCGCCACTTACCGCAGGGTGCTCGAACTGGATGCGGGCAACCGGACAGCCCAGCGGCGGCTGACCCGCCTGGAGCGCACCCTGGGTTCGACCGCCGCCTGA
- the psb34 gene encoding photosystem II assembly protein Psb34: MQVTEEDGGKLNAFAREPRMVVMEKGERSTSQTKLLLIGGAVLVLALVGLAAGISG; the protein is encoded by the coding sequence ATGCAGGTCACCGAAGAAGACGGCGGCAAGCTCAATGCCTTCGCCCGGGAACCCCGCATGGTGGTGATGGAAAAAGGCGAGCGCAGCACCAGCCAGACGAAACTGCTCCTCATCGGCGGAGCCGTTCTGGTGCTGGCCCTGGTGGGCCTGGCCGCCGGAATCAGCGGCTGA
- a CDS encoding NAD-dependent epimerase/dehydratase family protein produces MKVFVLGGDGFCGWPCAVNLADAGHDVVIVDNLSRRKIDVDLGVESLTPIATISERLRAWDQVGGKAMRFVHLDIAKEYTRLLDLLRDERPAAVVHFAEQRAAPYSMKSSATKRYTVDNNVNGTHNLLAALVESGIDSHIVHLGTMGVYGYGSHRGATIPEGYLTVEVPQPDGSRFTEKILHPADPGSVYHMTKTLDQLLFYYYNKNDGIRVTDLHQGIVWGTNTALTEKDPRLTNRFDYDGDYGTVLNRFLMQAAIGYPLTVHGTGGQTRAFIHIRDSVRCVQLALEHPPQSGEKVKIFNQMTESHQVGQLAEKVAALTGAAINHLPNPRKEAIENDLIVDNRCFIELGLKPTTLDDGLMAEVVDVARRWADRCDRSRIPCVSAWTSRQAEAIQTA; encoded by the coding sequence ATGAAAGTGTTCGTTCTCGGCGGCGATGGCTTCTGCGGCTGGCCCTGTGCGGTCAACCTGGCCGATGCCGGCCATGACGTGGTGATCGTCGACAACCTCAGCCGGCGCAAGATCGACGTCGACCTGGGCGTCGAGTCGCTCACGCCGATCGCCACCATCAGCGAGCGGCTGCGGGCCTGGGATCAGGTGGGTGGCAAGGCCATGCGCTTCGTCCATCTGGACATCGCCAAGGAGTACACCCGGCTGCTCGACCTGCTGCGCGACGAGCGCCCGGCGGCCGTGGTGCACTTCGCCGAGCAGCGGGCGGCGCCCTACTCGATGAAGAGCAGCGCCACCAAGCGCTACACCGTGGACAACAACGTCAACGGCACCCACAACCTGCTGGCCGCCCTGGTGGAGAGCGGCATCGACAGCCACATCGTGCACCTCGGCACCATGGGGGTGTACGGCTACGGCTCCCACCGCGGCGCCACCATTCCCGAGGGCTACCTCACCGTGGAGGTGCCCCAGCCGGACGGCAGCCGCTTCACCGAGAAGATCCTCCATCCGGCGGATCCCGGCAGCGTCTACCACATGACCAAGACGCTCGATCAGCTGCTCTTTTACTACTACAACAAGAACGACGGCATCCGCGTCACCGACCTGCACCAGGGCATCGTGTGGGGCACCAACACCGCGCTCACCGAGAAGGATCCCCGGCTCACCAACCGCTTCGACTACGACGGTGACTACGGCACCGTGCTGAACCGCTTCCTGATGCAGGCCGCCATCGGCTACCCCCTCACCGTGCACGGCACGGGAGGTCAGACCCGCGCCTTCATCCACATCCGCGATTCGGTGCGCTGCGTCCAGCTGGCCCTCGAGCACCCGCCCCAGTCGGGCGAAAAGGTGAAGATCTTCAACCAGATGACCGAGAGCCACCAGGTGGGCCAGTTGGCCGAGAAGGTGGCTGCCCTGACCGGGGCCGCGATCAACCACCTCCCCAACCCCCGCAAGGAGGCGATCGAGAACGACCTGATCGTGGACAACCGCTGCTTCATCGAACTGGGCCTCAAGCCCACCACCCTCGATGACGGGCTGATGGCGGAAGTGGTGGACGTGGCGCGCCGCTGGGCCGACCGCTGCGACCGCAGCCGCATCCCCTGCGTCTCGGCCTGGACCAGCCGCCAGGCCGAAGCCATCCAGACCGCCTGA
- a CDS encoding glycosyltransferase family 1 protein has protein sequence MKIAFFTETFLPKVDGIVTRLTKTVQHLVALGDEVLIFCPEGAPEAYMGARVVGVPAMPLPLYPELKLALPRPAVAEALEQFQPDLVHVVNPAVLGLGGIWLARTRSYPLVASYHTHLPKYLEHYGMGMLEPLLWELLKAAHNQARLNLCTSTAMVQELSEKGIQHTDLWQRGVDTDLFRPALRSPATRERLLGGQSDTGKLLLYIGRLSAEKQIERIRPVLDAMPDARLALVGDGPHRQALEKLFAGTPTTFVGYLAGEELASAYASGDAFVFPSSTETLGLVLLEAMAAGCPVVGANRGGIPDIVTDGVNGCLYDPDGRDGGAASLTAAVQRLLGDPAERQQLRQAARQEAERWGWASATRQLRGFYSRLLGQPQLQLVA, from the coding sequence TTGAAGATCGCCTTCTTCACCGAGACCTTCCTGCCCAAGGTCGACGGCATCGTCACCCGCCTCACCAAGACGGTGCAGCACCTGGTGGCCCTTGGCGATGAGGTGCTGATCTTCTGTCCGGAAGGAGCGCCGGAGGCCTACATGGGCGCCCGGGTGGTGGGGGTGCCGGCGATGCCCCTGCCCCTCTACCCCGAGCTGAAGCTGGCGCTGCCCCGTCCGGCCGTGGCCGAGGCCCTGGAACAGTTCCAGCCCGATCTGGTGCATGTGGTGAATCCGGCCGTGCTGGGCCTGGGGGGGATCTGGCTGGCCAGGACGCGCAGTTACCCCCTGGTGGCCAGCTACCACACCCACCTGCCGAAATACCTGGAGCACTACGGGATGGGGATGCTCGAACCGCTGCTGTGGGAACTGCTCAAGGCGGCCCACAACCAGGCCCGGCTCAACCTCTGCACCTCCACGGCGATGGTGCAGGAGCTGAGCGAGAAGGGCATCCAGCACACCGACCTCTGGCAGCGGGGCGTGGACACCGACCTGTTCCGGCCAGCCCTGCGCAGCCCCGCCACCCGTGAGCGGCTGCTGGGGGGCCAGAGCGACACCGGCAAGCTGCTGCTCTACATCGGCCGCCTCTCGGCCGAAAAGCAGATCGAGCGCATCCGCCCGGTGCTCGATGCCATGCCCGACGCCCGCCTGGCGCTGGTGGGTGACGGTCCCCACCGGCAGGCCCTGGAAAAGCTCTTCGCCGGCACACCCACCACCTTCGTGGGCTACCTGGCGGGCGAGGAGCTGGCCAGCGCCTACGCCAGCGGCGATGCCTTCGTATTCCCCAGCAGCACCGAAACCCTGGGGCTGGTGCTGCTGGAGGCCATGGCGGCCGGCTGTCCCGTGGTCGGAGCGAACCGCGGCGGCATTCCCGACATCGTCACCGACGGGGTCAATGGCTGTCTCTACGATCCGGACGGCCGTGACGGTGGAGCCGCCAGCCTGACGGCGGCGGTGCAGCGGCTGCTGGGGGACCCCGCCGAACGGCAGCAGCTGCGGCAGGCCGCCCGCCAGGAGGCGGAGCGCTGGGGATGGGCCTCGGCCACCCGGCAGCTGCGCGGGTTCTACAGCCGGCTGCTGGGCCAGCCCCAGCTGCAGCTGGTGGCCTGA